A window from Armatimonas rosea encodes these proteins:
- a CDS encoding AlkZ-related protein, translated as MISTPEECVAFVNEVGLCAWSPGTPLPSVAENTPWGDQAMLHTWFWKDDLHIEKRLYYGQLWGAGTPVFVSLELLPTLIAAQGDCDPRDLYEKNRLTRVALTLCEHIEAQGPCAKKSLPYPPNTSQTPPLVQLQQHFLITKVGLTGRGRGTYGYLWGSCSGFFPDAFAQASRLGVAAARQQLAQRTTLSEALLQKSLRWQRLD; from the coding sequence ATGATCTCGACTCCCGAAGAGTGTGTGGCCTTTGTGAACGAAGTCGGGCTCTGTGCGTGGAGCCCGGGGACGCCGCTGCCGTCTGTGGCCGAGAACACTCCCTGGGGCGATCAGGCGATGCTCCACACCTGGTTCTGGAAAGACGATCTTCATATCGAGAAGCGGCTCTACTACGGCCAGCTCTGGGGCGCGGGGACTCCGGTCTTTGTGTCTTTAGAGCTCCTCCCCACCCTCATCGCTGCACAGGGGGACTGTGACCCGCGCGATCTTTACGAGAAGAACCGCCTCACCCGAGTCGCGCTGACCTTGTGTGAGCACATCGAGGCCCAGGGACCGTGCGCCAAGAAGAGCCTCCCGTATCCCCCCAACACGAGCCAGACGCCCCCGCTTGTCCAGCTCCAGCAGCACTTTCTCATCACCAAGGTCGGGCTCACGGGGCGTGGGCGTGGGACCTATGGCTACCTCTGGGGGAGCTGTAGCGGATTTTTCCCTGATGCATTCGCGCAGGCGAGCCGACTTGGGGTCGCAGCGGCACGCCAGCAGCTTGCCCAGCGCACGACGCTCTCCGAGGCGCTCCTGCAGAAGTCCCTGCGCTGGCAGAGGCTGGACTAG
- a CDS encoding fused DSP-PTPase phosphatase/NAD kinase-like protein yields MQEDKKNLPNFAVVEPGICRGAAPTAAGLKRLKDLGVKLVIDLRIEKKGQAEEEAAVKALGLKRVRIPLGAEAPTEKQVAQFLALLKNAKSEPVFVHCQHGADRTGAMVGIWRVTQSKWGFAQTYTEMRKYGFKTYLKDLKGAVEKRATKK; encoded by the coding sequence ATGCAAGAAGACAAGAAAAACCTACCTAACTTCGCGGTGGTCGAGCCCGGCATCTGTCGCGGTGCCGCCCCGACCGCCGCGGGTCTCAAGCGGCTCAAAGACCTAGGGGTCAAGCTGGTGATCGACCTGCGGATCGAGAAAAAGGGCCAGGCCGAAGAGGAGGCCGCGGTGAAGGCACTGGGGCTCAAGCGCGTTCGCATCCCGCTGGGGGCCGAGGCACCCACGGAGAAGCAAGTCGCCCAGTTCTTGGCGCTCCTCAAGAACGCGAAGTCTGAGCCAGTCTTTGTCCACTGCCAGCACGGTGCCGACCGAACCGGAGCGATGGTCGGGATCTGGCGGGTGACCCAGAGTAAGTGGGGGTTCGCCCAGACCTACACAGAGATGAGAAAGTACGGCTTTAAGACCTATCTCAAGGACTTGAAGGGCGCTGTTGAGAAGCGAGCGACAAAAAAATAA
- a CDS encoding histidine phosphatase family protein: protein MPKTLLLVRHGETDWNAQNRWQGQCDVPLNETGRAQARLLRDRLQRLWERGGLPRPERLVASDLSRAVETATLLETGLALQTDSRLRERGFGSWEGRTHAEVGYAPGSHERAADAESQESVWERVLDAIAPLERVALVVGHGGALRAILAAAAGHSVEGMRYFTLGNTSLSVVQLGEGDNRLVRVNDTAHLES from the coding sequence ATGCCCAAGACACTTTTATTGGTGCGGCACGGTGAGACCGACTGGAACGCGCAGAACCGCTGGCAGGGGCAGTGCGATGTCCCGCTCAATGAAACGGGGCGGGCACAAGCACGCTTGCTACGGGACCGCCTCCAGCGGCTCTGGGAGCGGGGAGGGCTCCCACGTCCCGAGCGGTTGGTCGCCTCAGACCTCTCCCGAGCTGTTGAGACGGCGACGCTTCTTGAGACCGGGCTTGCCCTCCAGACCGACTCACGCCTCCGGGAGCGGGGGTTTGGCTCATGGGAGGGCAGGACCCATGCGGAGGTGGGGTATGCCCCTGGGAGCCATGAGCGCGCCGCCGATGCAGAGTCTCAGGAGAGTGTCTGGGAGCGCGTGCTGGACGCCATTGCCCCGCTGGAAAGAGTCGCCCTTGTCGTGGGACACGGTGGCGCACTCCGGGCCATTTTGGCCGCCGCCGCCGGGCACTCGGTGGAGGGAATGCGCTACTTCACCCTGGGAAACACCAGCCTCTCGGTTGTCCAGCTGGGCGAGGGAGACAACCGACTGGTGCGGGTCAACGATACCGCGCACCTTGAGAGCTAA
- a CDS encoding DsbA family protein translates to MKSEQKLFAIMGAIVALGAGFLVFNKDGVPETPPTPSPTPAPLDEAKFDGLKKTTQHFKGNPDARITIIEFADFQCPSCRFAYDSGVKLFGKEFPEVYFGFRHYPLDEPHPFARPAAMAAEFCAKQGKFWDVYANLMKGPKEDLTEEMIVKAVQATGVDMAAFEAQRKDAALNKLVDADKEAGIAAGVSQTPTFIVHDKQTHQVSIITGYRRLVEALKGVVKLPPPPDDGSKPALMPPPP, encoded by the coding sequence ATGAAATCAGAGCAAAAACTTTTTGCAATCATGGGAGCCATTGTTGCGCTGGGAGCAGGCTTTCTGGTCTTCAATAAGGATGGCGTCCCGGAGACCCCACCAACCCCCAGCCCGACTCCGGCTCCCTTAGACGAGGCGAAGTTCGATGGTTTGAAGAAGACCACCCAGCACTTCAAGGGCAACCCGGATGCGCGCATAACGATTATCGAGTTTGCGGACTTCCAGTGCCCGTCGTGCCGGTTTGCCTACGACTCCGGGGTTAAGCTCTTTGGAAAAGAGTTTCCCGAGGTGTACTTCGGGTTTCGGCACTACCCGCTCGATGAGCCGCACCCGTTTGCTCGCCCCGCGGCGATGGCTGCAGAGTTCTGTGCAAAGCAGGGGAAGTTCTGGGACGTCTACGCGAACCTGATGAAAGGCCCCAAAGAGGACCTAACCGAGGAGATGATCGTCAAGGCGGTCCAGGCGACCGGAGTGGACATGGCGGCATTTGAGGCTCAGCGCAAGGACGCCGCCCTCAATAAGCTCGTGGATGCGGACAAAGAGGCGGGAATCGCTGCGGGGGTCTCGCAGACCCCGACCTTTATCGTCCATGACAAGCAAACCCATCAGGTCTCGATCATTACGGGCTACCGGCGGCTGGTCGAGGCGCTTAAGGGTGTTGTGAAGCTACCGCCCCCGCCCGACGATGGCTCCAAGCCCGCGCTGATGCCGCCACCACCGTAA
- a CDS encoding vitamin K epoxide reductase family protein produces MVLNRVVFILSIFGLVVAAYMWSMHSHPLDIPCGETHGAPSPCAGVALSKYSRFPVGDGPPVAMWGTFGYLALAALSFLRTGTDDLKRSRQILGVSLALAVGALGFSLWLTYIEVNILRQICKWCMTSQGIIAGIFLLLLTDWLRPLVGGTTKKS; encoded by the coding sequence ATGGTACTCAATCGCGTTGTCTTTATCCTCTCCATCTTCGGGCTCGTTGTCGCCGCCTACATGTGGAGCATGCACTCTCATCCTCTTGACATTCCCTGTGGCGAGACCCATGGTGCACCATCGCCCTGTGCGGGTGTCGCGCTGAGCAAGTACTCTCGATTTCCCGTGGGGGACGGCCCCCCGGTGGCGATGTGGGGGACCTTTGGCTATCTCGCCCTCGCCGCGCTCTCGTTCCTGCGGACCGGCACCGACGACCTCAAGCGCAGCCGGCAGATCTTGGGGGTCAGCTTGGCTCTCGCCGTGGGAGCGCTGGGGTTCTCTCTCTGGCTCACCTACATCGAGGTCAATATTCTCCGTCAGATTTGCAAGTGGTGCATGACCAGCCAGGGCATCATTGCGGGTATATTCCTACTACTCTTGACCGACTGGCTTCGGCCCCTTGTCGGTGGAACGACAAAGAAATCATGA